The genomic stretch ACCGCCTTGATCGATGTTTTCGATGCCCTCACCCATGAGAGAGCCTACAAAAGGGCCTGGTCTACGGCTCAGGCGTTGGATCTCATTAAAAAAGAGCGGGGCAGCCATTTCGAACCCCGATTGGTGGATCTTTTTCTGGCCAACATTTCCGACTTTCTCGATATCCAGAAAGCCTTCGCTGAAATCCCCGAGTCGGAGGCTCCGGCAGATTCCCCGATTCCCTAGCCCGTTGGGCATGATATGCTAAGGATTGGTGGCCCCGCTCGTGTGTCTGTGATGGCGCTTGGTGGTCGGGGTTGGTGGTGGTCTATACGGGCAGTGGAAATGGTGTTGCGATGAAACGATGGGGTGTGGGGATCCTGGTGGCGGGGGGGCTTTTTTTATCCGTGGGAGGGGGTGCGGTTGCGGCTCCCCTCCTGACCGAGGCAGACGCCCTCCAGGTGGGGGGGATGTTTGCTGTGCCGCCGCATCTTTCTCCCCAGCCCAGGGTCTCTCCCAAGCGCCGTGACCTGTTCCAAAACCAGGAGAGTGCCACCGTCCAGGATCTGGAGCGACTGCTCAGAGCTTGGTTTGTGGAACCGCCGGCCTCTTTTCATTTTCACTATGCCCAGGTGCTTTGCCGCTCTGAAAAGCTGGAAGCGGCTCGGGTGGAGCTGAAAAAATATCGCCAAAAAGCCCAGCCCCAGGATGAAAATCGTGCTGAAGCCGAACGGTTGGAGAAGGATTGTGGCAAAAGCCGCCCTCCGGTGCTCAACCCCCTTTCAGTACAGGCCTCTGTTGCCTCGCCCAAAAGCGTGGAGGGTCAGTGGCGGGATCCGGTCACCGGTATGGTGTTCGTCCAGCTGCCCAAGGGGTGTTTTCAAATGGGGCGCAATAGGGGATATACCGATGAATCCCCAGCCCATGAAGTGTGCGTAGATGGTTTTTGGCTGGCCAAGCATGAGGTCACCCAGGGGCAGTGGCAACAGGTGATGGGAGACAACCCGGCCTATTTTAAAATAGGCGACGACCACCCCGTAGAGAGTGTCAGCTTCAACGATGCCCAGCTTTTTATCCGCCGTTTGAATGGCCGTGGACCGGCCCAGCGCTATCGCCTACCCACCGAGGCCGAGTGGGAATATGCTTGCCGCTCGGGAGGACGCCATACCGATTTTTGCGGGGAAGGGGCGTTGGGAAAAGTGGCCTGGTTTATGGATAACTCCGGCATGACCCATCACCCGGTGGGCGAGTTGCAGCCCAATGCCTTTGGGCTCCACGACATGAACGGCAACGTTTGGGAGTGGGTGGGGGATCGCTATGGCGCGGACTATTATGGCCAAAGCCCCCGTCACAATCCCCAGGGGCCCGGGCAGGGAGAAGCGCGGGTGAATCGAGGGGGGAGCTGGTTTGACGGTGCACGGCAGGTGGGGGCGACAGTGCGTTATCGCTATCCCCCGGGCCATCGGGATCGTTTGTTGGGCTTTCGGCTGCTGATGCAGCGCCCCTGAAGCCTGCTGGATAGAGGGGCAACCGCTCTTTTGTGAGGGCTGCAACCCCTATCCTGTGACCCTGAAACGCTTCAATACAACCCCCTCACTCCCAACGACCCGGATGCTGGGTGGTTGGGAGCGATAGATTTGGCCCCTCTTCCCGGAAAGAGTCAGTAGGGGCCGTGGCCGGTTTTGTCCCGATCTTCGAATGAGCACGATTTTTCGTGGATGTGGCCCGGATAGTGTTCCTCAAAAGAGCGGCAGATCTCTGGTTTGAAGAGCCACTCTCCCTTCTCGTTGAGCCAAAACTTTTTTTCGATCTCCTTTTCCTGATCCTGATACACCTCATAAACCCGGACTTTGGCTGGATCCATGTCGGTATGGTGGAGCTGTTCCACCAGGGAGCAGACCGTTTCGGCATGAAACGAATGAAACGTCCCCTCCAGGCCCTCGATGGGATAGCGGGCTTCGTAGAGGTAGGGGATGGATTTGTCGTATCTCGATTTGGGTCCGACTATTTTTTGGAAAATTTTCATCGGGTGTGCCCCGTTATGAGTTGTTTGTGGTGTGCGTGTGATCGTTTGCATCCAATGCCAGGAGAGTGCAAAGGCTTGCCAGGGCGTCCAGGTATTAAAAGAATTTAAACATACTTTCCCTGGAATGGGATCCTCCCCCGAGGACGGACGGTTTTTACAGGTTCTGGGCGTTTATGTTTGTTTGTAAAGCAACACAAGGCTTCTCCCAGTGAATTAATATTAATTTGCCTGGGGCTGTATTGCAAATGATCCGGGGTTTTCGTTGTTTTCTTGCTTGCTTTATGG from Magnetococcales bacterium encodes the following:
- a CDS encoding formylglycine-generating enzyme family protein, translated to MKRWGVGILVAGGLFLSVGGGAVAAPLLTEADALQVGGMFAVPPHLSPQPRVSPKRRDLFQNQESATVQDLERLLRAWFVEPPASFHFHYAQVLCRSEKLEAARVELKKYRQKAQPQDENRAEAERLEKDCGKSRPPVLNPLSVQASVASPKSVEGQWRDPVTGMVFVQLPKGCFQMGRNRGYTDESPAHEVCVDGFWLAKHEVTQGQWQQVMGDNPAYFKIGDDHPVESVSFNDAQLFIRRLNGRGPAQRYRLPTEAEWEYACRSGGRHTDFCGEGALGKVAWFMDNSGMTHHPVGELQPNAFGLHDMNGNVWEWVGDRYGADYYGQSPRHNPQGPGQGEARVNRGGSWFDGARQVGATVRYRYPPGHRDRLLGFRLLMQRP